GCTGCTCTCGGCCGTGCCCAAGCCGGATCCGCTCTACAAGTCCGAGCGCATCATCATGCAGGGCGACGTGGCCGACCCGTCTAACCCACCCAGCGGCTGCTACTTCCATCCGCGCTGCCGGTATGCGATTGATCGCTGCAAAACCGAATCACCGGCGTTCCGCGAGGTCAAACCCGATCACTGGGTGGCGTGCCACCGCGCGGAGGAGCTACAACTGAAGGGAATCTGATCCAGGGCAATGCCACGCCGGCATGGGTAGGGCGACCGCGCGTGGGTGGCCGGTCTTACCGGGCTAAGTAACGCCCAGGTCGCCCTTGGCGTAAGAGGGTTGTTCGTGCCGTCCGAACACAAGCTCCAAGCGAAGGATGTGTTGATCGCCGGGCTGGCGTTCGCGTTGTGGCTGATCACGGTCGCTCTCGGTCTGTGGGAAGTGTATGTCCTGCGCCAGCTCTACTACTTGATCTATGCGCGCATCGCTCGGCGTTTCGGCGGGGACTATGAGTCGGCCGACGCGATCGGCTATTGCCTGCTGCCCATCCTGGCCTTTGGCTTCATCGCCTTCGCCATCGGCACCGGCGAGTGGCATCGCCTGAACCTGGGCCGGCCGCGCTCGTGGAAGGTCTTTGCCGTGACCATCGCAATCCAACTGACGATTCTGCTCATCTACGAGATCATCTGAATGGCTCACCTGCGCTGGTGGCAACGCGCCACCTTCTACCAAATCTACCCGCGCAGCTTCGCCGACGGCAACGGCGACGGCATCGGCGACTTCGCCGGCATGATCGCGAAGCTAGACTATCTGCAATCGCTGGGCGTGGATGCGTTGTGGCTTTCGCCGCACTTCCCCTCGCCCAACGCCGACATGGGCTACGACGTCTCCGACTACACCGGCGTCGCGCCTGAGTACGGCACGCTCGATGACTTCAAGCGCTTCCTCGACGGCGCGCACGCCCGCGGCATGCGTGTGCTGCTCGACCTGGTGCTCAACCACACGTCCGAGGAACATCCATGGTTCATCGAGTCGCGCAGCAGCCGCGACAACCCCAAGCGCGACTGGTATGTCTGGCGCGATCCGGCGCCGGACGGCGGCCCGCCCAACAACTGGAACTCCGCGTTCGGCGGCTCGGCCTGGGAATTCGACCCGGCTACCGGCCAGTACTACTACCACTTCTTCTTCAAGCAACAGCCCGACCTGAACTGGCGCAACCCAGAAGTGAAAGCGGCGATGTGGCAGGCGGTGCGCTTCTGGCTGGACATGGGCGTGGACGGCTTCCGGCTGGACGCGATCGGCACGATCTTTGAGGATCCGGCTTATCCGAACCACACTGCTCGGCTTTCACAGATCGAGATGCTCCGCGCCTGGCGCGAGAACCGCTCGCCGGAGGAGCAGCAGGCGCTGATGGCCGAGTTCATGGCCATGTTCAAATACCAATTCGGCCAGCCCGGCGTGCATGCGCTGATGAAGGAGCTGCGCGCGCTGCTGGACGAATATCCCGGCGACCGCGTGCTCATCGGCGAGGATGACGACGTGGCCTACTACGGCAACGGCGACGATGAGTTGCACCTGGTGTTCAACTTCCCCCTCATGCGCACCAATCGCCTGACGCCGGCCTGGGTGCGCGCCAATCAGGCCGAGCGACTGAGCAAGTTGCCGCCCGGTGCCTGGCCGTGCAACACGCTGGGCAATCACGACTCGACGCGCATGTGGAGTGCCTTCGGCGACGGTCGGCACGATGCCGAGATCGCCCGCGTGAACGCCGCGCTGGTGCTCACCTTACGCGGCACGCCGGTCCTCTACAACGGCGAGGAGATCGGCATGACCGACCTGCTGCTGGAGCGATTCGACCAGTTGCGCGACAATCAAGCGATCAACTTGTATCATTTCGCGGTGAGCGACGGCATCCCGCCCGATGAGGCGATGCGCATGGCTGCGCGCATGACCCGCGACCGTTGCCGGACGCCGATGCAGTGGGCCAATGCGCCGAACGCCGGATTCAGCCCACCCGGTGTGCATACCTGGCTCCCTGTCAACCCCAACTATGCGCAAGGTGTCAACGTCGCCGATCAAGAGGGCGATCCGAACTCGATGCTGAACTTCTACCGCCGGCTGCTGGCCTTGCGCCGGCGCACCCCTGCGCTGGTCGCCGGAGATTACGCGCCGGTCAACCAAGATGCGCAAGACTACCTGGCCTTCCTGCGACGTGATCCCGACTCCGGCCAGACCTGTCTGGTCATCCTGAATATGTCGTCGCGACCGCAGGAGGCGCACTTTGCGTTGTCCTGGCCGTCGGCGCGCTGCTTATTCTCGTCGCATGACCGCGAAGGGGCGACCGTTCACCTTTCGGCCCTACATCTCGCCCCGTTCGAGGTCTTCATCGGTGAAACCACCGGCGCACATGCGTGATTCGAAGTAGGCTTAACGCGCATTGCACATGAGGCGTGTGAGGGTTCCTGCGGATAAGGAGGAGACATGAGTGATCCAAAGCAAACGGCTAAATTCCTGGAGCGTGTGCCGCTGTTCGGTGGACTGAACACCCGCCAGCTCGAGCACCTGGCGCGCCGCTTCGTTGAGCGCGAGTATCCTGCCGGCCAGGCCATCGTCACACAAGGCGCGGGGGGCGAGGGCTTCTTCGTCATTGTATCCGGCCGCGCCGAAGCGATCCGTGAGCGCGCCGACGGCTCGAAGGCGGTCGTCAATACGTTCGGGCCGACCGACTTCTTCGGCGAGCTGGCGTTGCTGGATGATGGTTTGCGCACGGCGTCGGTGGTGACCACGGAGCCGACGCGCTGTTTGGTGCTCACCCGTTGGGACTTCCTCGCCGCGCTGCGCGAAGACCCAGAGATGGCGATCATCGTCCTGCAGGAGCTGGCCCGTCGCTTCCGGCGCGCCCTCGAGGCGCTGTAGGAACGAACTGCCCCCGTGAAATGTCCGAACTGTGGCTTCGACAGCCCGCCGGAGATGCGCTTCTGCGGCATGTGCGGCACGCGCCTGGCGCTCGTGTGCGCAACGTGTGGCTTCGCCAATCCCCCTAACTATCGCTACTGTGGCAACTGCGGCACGCGATTGCAGAGTGGAGATGACCGTGTTGCTCACCCGCCGGCACAGCTACCGGCACTGATCACGGATGCAGCCAGCGAAGAGCCGGCCGATTCCACGCCGGCGATCCTCTCCTCGGAGGGTGAACGCCGCATCGCTACCGTGCTGGTCACCGACGTCAGCGGCTCGACGGCCCTGCTGGAGCGCGTGGGCACCGAGGCCTGGGTGGAGCTGATGAACCGCGTGCTTCACATCTTGGAGGAGGAGGTTTATCGCTTTGGTGGCGAGGTGGAGCAATTCCGCGGCGACGGCATGGTGGCCTTCTTCGGCGCAACGCGCGCGCATGAAGATGATCCCGAGCGGGCGGTGCTCGCGGCATTGGCGATGCAGCAATCGGTCGGCGTGTTCGCGGCGCAGGTCGAACAGCAACAGGGCATCTCGCTCCGGCTGCGCGTAGGCGTGA
The window above is part of the Candidatus Roseilinea sp. genome. Proteins encoded here:
- a CDS encoding oligo-1,6-glucosidase, whose protein sequence is MAHLRWWQRATFYQIYPRSFADGNGDGIGDFAGMIAKLDYLQSLGVDALWLSPHFPSPNADMGYDVSDYTGVAPEYGTLDDFKRFLDGAHARGMRVLLDLVLNHTSEEHPWFIESRSSRDNPKRDWYVWRDPAPDGGPPNNWNSAFGGSAWEFDPATGQYYYHFFFKQQPDLNWRNPEVKAAMWQAVRFWLDMGVDGFRLDAIGTIFEDPAYPNHTARLSQIEMLRAWRENRSPEEQQALMAEFMAMFKYQFGQPGVHALMKELRALLDEYPGDRVLIGEDDDVAYYGNGDDELHLVFNFPLMRTNRLTPAWVRANQAERLSKLPPGAWPCNTLGNHDSTRMWSAFGDGRHDAEIARVNAALVLTLRGTPVLYNGEEIGMTDLLLERFDQLRDNQAINLYHFAVSDGIPPDEAMRMAARMTRDRCRTPMQWANAPNAGFSPPGVHTWLPVNPNYAQGVNVADQEGDPNSMLNFYRRLLALRRRTPALVAGDYAPVNQDAQDYLAFLRRDPDSGQTCLVILNMSSRPQEAHFALSWPSARCLFSSHDREGATVHLSALHLAPFEVFIGETTGAHA